The following proteins are co-located in the Seriola aureovittata isolate HTS-2021-v1 ecotype China chromosome 7, ASM2101889v1, whole genome shotgun sequence genome:
- the hamp gene encoding hepcidin-1, which produces MKAFSIAVAVTLVLAFICILESSAVPFHGVRELEEAGSNDTPVVARQEMSMASWMMPNPVRQKRQSHLSMCRWCCNCCTANKGCGFCCRF; this is translated from the exons ATGAAGGCATTCAGCATTGCAGTTGCAGTGACACTCGTGCTCGCCTTTATTTGCATTCTGGAGAGCTCTGCTGTCCCATTCCACGGG GTGCGAGAGCTGGAAGAGGCAGGAAGCAATGACACTCCAGTTGTGGCACGTCAAGAGATGTCAATGGCATCGTGGATG ATGCCGAATCCCGTCAGGCAGAAGCGCCAGAGCCACCTCTCCATGTGCCGCTGGTGCTGCAACTGCTGCACGGCCAACAAGGGCTGCGGTTTCTGCTGCAGGTTCTGA